DNA from Syntrophorhabdaceae bacterium:
ACAGTATTCCTGGCTTTGGCATGGATAGGACATGCGTCCGCCGTTGAACCCAACTTGAAAGAAGGCATGTGGGAGATGACCTTTAAAAACGAGATAAAGGGGATGCCGGTGCAGATGCCTGCCACAACCATAAAGCAATGTATCACCAGGAAGGATGCGGTTCCGCAGCAAAAACCTGAAAAAAATCAGGAGTGCAAGATAACAAACACAAAAGTAACCGGCGATACTATCTCCTGGACTATGCAATGCCGCAGCAAGGATTCCACAGTGGACAGCGAGGGGAAAGTAACATACAAAGGCAACTCATCTGAAGGAATAACTAATACGACAGTAAAACAGAAAGGTCAGGCGCCGATGTATATGACAAGCCGTTGGTCAGGAAAATGGATAGGGCCATGCAAATGAGCTCCTGGCTGACAGCGTAAACGATATCAAGAATCAAGGGATGGTTCCAATGATGAAGATAAAGATAAAAAAGACAAAGAAAAGCAGGCTTAATGAAACAGATTTTGATCATCTCGAGTTCGGCGAACAGTTCTCGGATCATATGTTCATCGCTGAATATGCAAACGGCAAGTGGAACGATCCACGGATAATTCCCTTCGGGAAGCTCTCCTTTCTCCCCAGCCTCACTGTACTCCATTATGGCCAGGCTGTCTTCGAAGGACTGAAGGCCTACCTGACAGCCGACGGCGGCGTGAACCTCTTTCGTGCGGAGAAAAACCATGAAAGGCTCAATACGTCCTGCGAGAGACTCTGTATACCGCCTGTTCCGCTGGATCTGTTTACGGAGGCCCTGAAGAAGCTTGTAGCCGTTGACCGCGCCTGGATTCCGAACAAACGCGGCAACTCTCTCTACATAAGGCCCTTTGTGTTCGCGACAGACGATTATATCGGCGTTCGGGTCTCCAGGACCTACGCATTCATTATCTTCACCTCGCCTGTCGGGGCTTATTATAAAGAAGGCCTGAACCCTGTCAAGCTTATCACGTCAGGCGGCTATGCACGGGCGGTCATAGGCGGACTCGGCGAGGTAAAGACGCCGGCAAACTATGCCGCATCCCTTTTACCGGCAGAGGAAGCAAAGAAAAAAGGCTTTACCCAGGTGTTATGGCTTGACGCCATCGAGAAGAAATACATCGAAGAGGTCGGCACGATGAACATCATGTTTCTCATCGATGATGTGCTCGTCACCCCGCCCCTCGAGGGATCTATTCTTGGAGGCATAACAAGGGATACGGTGCTCACCCTTGCCAAACACTGGGGAGTAAATATCGAAGAGCGTAAAATATCCATTGACGAGGTTCTCGAAAAGGCAAAGTCAGGAGCCCTGCAGGAGGTCTTTGGAACAGGAACGGCCGCGGTGATCTCGCCTGTGGGCTGGATACAGCATAAACAAGAGATGGTCACTATAAATAAAGGCGGGATAGGTTCCTTTTCCCAGAGGCTCTATGATGAGATAACCGGCATTCAGTATGGCGAGAGACCGGATATATTCGGATGGTGCTATCAGGTCTGAGATCCCACTGGCCGTACACTCTATTACCCATAGCCAGGCTTCAATCCATCCCGAATATGTCACGTAGAAACGGCGTCGGGCTTTCTATACCCGGGACACCCGTCAGGCGTGGAGGGAAAACCTGTTCAACGTTCAATGTTAGATACTTTACTGTCATCGCGAGGAGTGAAGCGACGTGGCGATCTCAGGGGTATGACCAATTGAATGAGATTGCCGCGCTACGCTCGCAATGACCTCTCACCTCTCACCTATTGCCTCTCGCCTCTCGCCTATTGCCTCTCACCTCTCGCCTATGACCTTTCATACCGAGTTGCATTCAAAAATAGAGCGAGGCGACGAGGAGGAGGCGACGGAGGCGTACATTTTAGTACGTCGAGTCGATGACGACGAAGGCAACGAAGCTATATGAATGAATACAACTCGGTATCACTGTTTTTATTATGACTGAGATATCCCTCTGCATCTTTGCCTTCATGGCCGGTTTCATAGACTCCATCGTCGGGGGTGGAGGGCTTATTCAGCTTCCGGCGCTTTTCATCTTTCTTCCCGGCCTTCCCGTGGCAATGCTTCTCGGAACAAATAAATTTGCATCCATATGCGGCACGTCGATGGCCACGATCCAGTATGCCCGTCATATCAGGATCAATTGGGCCGCCACCTTTCCTGCGACAGCGAGCGCCCTCTTATTCTCATTCCTTGGGGCAAGGGTCGTAACGCTTCTAAATCCCGCGATCATGCGGCCTCTCGTCCTCGTCATGCTTATCCTCATCGCCGCCTATACCTTTTTAAGAAAAGACTTCGGCTCATTCCACGTGCCAAAGCTCGGGAGTATCAAACAGCTCTCCATCAGTATCGCAACGGGTATGGTAATTGGCTTTTATGACGGGTTTTTCGGCCCAGGGACAGGGAGTTTCCTCATCTTCGTTTTCATAGGGATCTTCGGTTTCAGCTTTCTCTCTGCCTCTGCATCTTCCAAGGTGATCAACTTTGCCACAAACCTGTCGGCAGTGCTTTACTTCGGGTTCACCGGCAACATCTTTTTTAGAGTCGCCATACTTATGGCTATCTTTAACATACTGGGGGCTATCGCCGGCACAAGGCTCGCTATCCTCAAAGGGAACCGCTTTGTAAGGATCTTTTTTCTGGTTATCGTATCCGCCATGATTCTCAGGCTGGGGTATGATGTACTAATGAGATAAAACGGCTCATAGCTGATAGCTCATGGCTCATAGCAAATAATAATATATATAGTAGTTCGTATATCGAGTCGAGGCAGTTAAAAGAATGCTTGTGTCATTGCGAGCGGAGCGCGGCAATCCCATCTTTGAGATCGCCACGTCGCTTCGCTCCTCGCGATGACGATAAAGAATGAAGCTCCTCCTAAGAAACTTGCCCGGTCTCATGTATCAAAAGCAGGTTTCTTTTCTTGATAACACCCATGTTTACCTTGGGGGTCAGATGCTCGCGATGACGATAAAGAATGAAGCTCCTCGCGATGACGATACAGCAAAACTCGCTCCTTGTCCCTCATTTCTTTTGGCTTGTTTTATACAACCAGTATCCGGTATCAAGAATCCAGTATCAGGTATTTGGTTTTGCTATATACGATATACGAACTACGATATACGATTTTCTATGAGCCAATATACTTCTTCCGCAATTCTGCCAGTTTTTCAAAGTGTTTTCTTTCCTCT
Protein-coding regions in this window:
- a CDS encoding DUF3617 family protein; this translates as MKKTLLFFTVFLALAWIGHASAVEPNLKEGMWEMTFKNEIKGMPVQMPATTIKQCITRKDAVPQQKPEKNQECKITNTKVTGDTISWTMQCRSKDSTVDSEGKVTYKGNSSEGITNTTVKQKGQAPMYMTSRWSGKWIGPCK
- a CDS encoding branched-chain amino acid aminotransferase, with protein sequence MMKIKIKKTKKSRLNETDFDHLEFGEQFSDHMFIAEYANGKWNDPRIIPFGKLSFLPSLTVLHYGQAVFEGLKAYLTADGGVNLFRAEKNHERLNTSCERLCIPPVPLDLFTEALKKLVAVDRAWIPNKRGNSLYIRPFVFATDDYIGVRVSRTYAFIIFTSPVGAYYKEGLNPVKLITSGGYARAVIGGLGEVKTPANYAASLLPAEEAKKKGFTQVLWLDAIEKKYIEEVGTMNIMFLIDDVLVTPPLEGSILGGITRDTVLTLAKHWGVNIEERKISIDEVLEKAKSGALQEVFGTGTAAVISPVGWIQHKQEMVTINKGGIGSFSQRLYDEITGIQYGERPDIFGWCYQV
- a CDS encoding TSUP family transporter, whose translation is MTEISLCIFAFMAGFIDSIVGGGGLIQLPALFIFLPGLPVAMLLGTNKFASICGTSMATIQYARHIRINWAATFPATASALLFSFLGARVVTLLNPAIMRPLVLVMLILIAAYTFLRKDFGSFHVPKLGSIKQLSISIATGMVIGFYDGFFGPGTGSFLIFVFIGIFGFSFLSASASSKVINFATNLSAVLYFGFTGNIFFRVAILMAIFNILGAIAGTRLAILKGNRFVRIFFLVIVSAMILRLGYDVLMR